The window CATACTGTAGGTACTACCATGTAAGAGTCTGAAGTTAAGAagctttcaaaaataaaaaaaaagtacagctTTAAGGCTAGAAGGTCAATTCAGTTTTGAAGATTTATAGGAGATAGTGAACTTTCTTGTTTAACTAAATTGTTCGGGAAGATATTAGCACTAAGAAAATTCCAGATGAAATGAGGAAATGCATTATGGTACCTATCTAAAAGAATGAGGGAGATGTTTAGAATTGAATCAACAATCATGGAATTGAACTTATAAGCCATATTAAACTCTGTGAGTGATTAAGAACCGACTAAGAAACTGAGTGACTGTAAACAGATCAAGACATGGAATTAGAGATAGATCATCGTTTCGGATTTATTTTAAGGAGATTTTTGAATGAAGTTATTTACTTTATGGAGGAATTTAGAAGAAAAATGGAATGTTTTCTCATGGTTTTTATGGAGTTAGAGCAAGTATATGGTAAGTATCCTAGGAGAGTGTTggtgggttttggaaaagatgAGTCGTTTTTTTTTGCGCGGGGGGTTTGTTGGCTTAGTGATGCAGATCGATCAGAGGATCTACTGGTGTTGGGTTTTCTTTTAAGATAGAAGGAAAGAGACTGCTAGCAATGAAGTCGCAAGGATAGGGAAGAAAGGGAATCAAAAGGATGAGGGGATGGTAGAattgttggagagagagagcctCCATGCGGCTCCACGAGTTAGAAAACAACTTCTTTGTGAAGCGGgcgtaaggctgcatacattatgaccctccctagaccccacagtggcgggagcctcgtacaATGGCTACGGCCTTATAAAGACCAAATAAACTGCCTTTAGGACTCCTAAACCATATAAATAACTATCCTTTCAAGTTACCTAAATGAAAACTAACTTAAACTGATCAAATGCTTGTTATAAAATACTCCAAACAACATTAATTACTAACTAATAATAAGACATataatacttaattaaaaaagGACTCTTTTGAAGTACAACTGCATGATTCCTGCAGTATCCTTCTAtacattttttgtattttatacaTCTCGTCTTCTGTTGGTCCTCTGTATTATTTTCAAGTGATCTAGTCTTAACAATTTAATTGGGTACTCTTTTTTTGGGAtaagttctgatttttttgtttGCAGGATATTGAACAAACCAGTGATGGGAGTGTGATGGTTACTGGTCAGTGGTTCTATCGTCCTGAGGAGGCAGAAAAAAAGGGTGGAGGAAGCTGGGAACCACGTGATACTAGAGAGCTGTTCTACAGTTTCCATCGAGATGCTGTTCCAGCGGAATCTATAATGCACAAATGTGTGGTGCATTTTGTGCCCTTGAACAAGCAGCTTCCTCAACGCTCACGGCATCCTGGTTTTATCATCCAAAAAGTGTATGATATTGTGGAGAAAAAACTTTGGAAATTAACAGATAAAGACTATGAGGACAGCAAGCAACATGAAATTGATCTTCTAGTTCAGAAAACTAAAGAGCGTCTAGGAGAACTTCCTGATGTTGAGCCTGAAGATGCCCCTGCTGAACAGGAAGAGCCATTGAAGAATAAACGTTCCCtcagaaagaaaaatatctctCCTCTTGATGTGTCAAGGGAAGATGATGTGGCCACCAGGTCCAGCCTAAAAACAGAAACACCAGGAAGTGCTGTCAATGAGGCTTCGGagttttatttaatattaacaAACTTCAAGGCTTTAACTGGAGAATCATACCGTGACAAATgtttggagagacttctccaagCAGTTCAGTATGTATCCAACCCAAAGGGTAATGTGCAGGTGGATGATAAAGAAAAAGCTGGGCCTGTATCCACTGAAAATGGCAACAATCTCACAGAAACTACAGATGGCTCTCAGGAGAGTATGAAGGTGCACAATGAACATTTCCCCTCAATCATTGTATAAGTTTTGAATCCAAGTTCCTTACTCAAATGATTGGGCATGTAGATAACCACTAAACCAAATTTTATTAGTAGCATCACAATGTTATTATGTTATCCTTTTGAGATATTGCTAATACAGTTGTTTCAATAAAGTCGGTCAACATTTGGGTAGCTTTTATAATTTAATTGCTTGCTGGCAAATTTCTTACGACTCTTCTGGGTTCTggaaatttcaatttatgagTGTGATATGGAGAAGGGATTTTGTATTTCAACTTACCATGTACTGGAGTTGTACTTTATGGGGATAGTAACGAAGTGGGGAATTTTATGAGAAAGAACTGTGGAAGTGTCTTCATGCTTTGAAGTGTCATCTTGATGTAGGATGTCCTCTCGCTTTGAGAGTTTGAGGATCTAAGGCTGTACTACTAGGAAGAAACAGTATGAAAGGGTCAAGTATTGATTTCTATTTGGTAGAAGGATTCAAAATAAAGGTTTTTATAAGCAGATGGGGTTGGGGTTTAGATTTTGGAGATTAGGATAAAATTTGAAAGAGTCGTACCTGGGCAGGGTTTAGGTAGACTAGTAAATATGATTTCTTCAATTGATTAGAGAGTTTTTATTTGTGAGACTCTGGACAGAAAAGAGAAAGGTAGGTGTAAGAATTAATAAactaatgatgatgatgatattgttCTGATATAGAAGAGGTGCAGTGTCTTGGAATGCAAAATATAATACCATTGTGCTTATGTACTATTGATTACATGATCCAAACCTGGTGTTTGATATGGATGATTATATAAGTTTTGATGAATCCGAGAAAATATTGGTATGAATCCCCAACTTCATGTTTACATAGTGGTTGCAAATATATGTATTGATTACATGATGTTGCTGTGTCAGCGGTAACTGCTCTTGAGAGTTTCTTGCATGAAATTCTTGCACACACACATATTTTCAACTTATTATGATtcttattatgttttaattgaaatAGCAACTTGTTGGATTTCACAGGGTGATGGAGCTATGCGCTGGCCAGATGCTGCTGTGTTAGCGGTAACTGCTCTTGAGAGGGTCTCACATGAAACTCTTGCCTCTGATTTTACGAAGTATAACCAAAAGATGAGACAGCTAGTATTCAACCTTAAGGTTCAGTGATGGATACCTTTTACTTTACATTGTTGGTGTTTTTCTCTGTTGATATGGTGAAGTCTTACAAGAATATGGTGCATGTTGACATATAGAAATGTTGTATTagtttgaattttgattatgaTTACTTTGCAAATTCAATTACACATGAGTGAACCCTGATCATATCTTGTTTATCCTATTTAAGTAGTTGTTGGGTTTCGTAAGGATTTTCAACTGTGGCTGATGGATCTTCATTTGCACATGTCTACATTGGTCCATCTTATGGATTATATGTTACAATTTGTAGGGTTTTCATATTATTCTAGAACTTGGTATTTGGATTTCTTCCAGTTGATTTTTTGAAACCTGTTCTGGATCAAATGGCTGAACTGGTTGGACCATCAACGGACAAGCTTTTGGGTCACTTTCCATATTGATCTGAAGAGCTATGAGAATTGACAGGCTCTGTTTGAACTGTTCATTTTCATGGTGAACCGGAGATGGCTGAACCATTTGGCCTTGGTTAGAATCGTTAGATCATCATTGAAACTTTCAAAAGGGTGTATCAGACCACAAGGATCCCGCCACTGAaaggtttggggagggtcataatgtgagcagccttacccccacttcacggagaggctgtttcccgtcATAAAAACTTTATAActtataatttcttttttccataaaaagtATAATATTTCCCAAAAGAATGAGAGGCTTTCCAAAGAAAGCCAACCCCGCATTATAGAGGAAAGCCCTGCGACCCTACTATTCAACTACGGGGTAAGCAAAGCAGTATGGTAACCTTCTGCTCGGCACTTAGTGCCTCCGACCCGAACTAGCTCACTGCAATCCTCgaattgggaggaagagaacCAGCACCTGAACGCTTACTCTTACTGCTCTTCACAGGTTCACCTcttttcttaggattggctatGACTTGATAGGATATGCGTGCTTCTTTCTTTATGCCATTGTATTGACCTGCCTTGACCCAATGGTCAAACTGGATGCCAGGTGTTTTTCTGTGCCTGGGTTACGTTTTAAAACATAGCTTCTAGTTATGGATTTgttgaaataattttttaatattttaagcTGTAGGTAAAGAACAACAACGTTATCAGTTACTCGTGTTTGTAACACACTGATTAGTCGGTTTGATGGGTTTCTAATAGCCTAGGTGATTAGGTGATTATGATCAGAAACTCAattgaaatcagaattgcaCTGAAGAAACAAAGAACCAAATTCTAGAAAATTTGAATAACTCGAAATCAAAGGATTAGATGTTGTCCAGAAACTGGTCAAATACTCTATTCAGATAAAAGAGCAGAATATCAAAACCTGAAGTTAATTCAATGGTCTAATTCAAAGTTACAGAAGAATCCTATTTGAGATAGGACTTTTCAAAGCTAAGAACCAATACCAGTGATTGGAGTGACTTCAGGACAGCAAGTAGATATTATTAGATTGTCACAATAGTAGGAAAACACAGAACTAATACCAGAACAATAATCTGAGTTAttaaacaaaacagaaatcaaataaTCAATAATGTTAACTGGATATCGAATAAACAAACCTAAGAAATCAGAAATCTTAGTAGTAGTCAGGTAGGGGAAGAGGTTACCTAGCAGCCTTCAAACTCGACATGAGTAAAGCATATGATAGAATAGAATGGAGCATCCTAGAAGCAGTGTTGAGGAAGTTGGGTTTCTGTGATAAATGGGGTTTGCCTTCGCCTTCAATGTATAGGCACCGTATCCTCCTTGATTAATGAAGTACAAAAGGGTATTTGTCAATCCAGCTAGAGGCTTAAGACAAGGAGATCCACTCTCaccaagtttatttattttatgtaccAAGTGTCTTACCTCTTTGGTCGCTGGGGCAGGACCTTCGGGAAATTTGCAAGGCATCAAAGTTATGTTGTAAAGCATTAGGGCAAGTAGTGACCTTTCAGAAGTCATCAAGACATCAACAACTTTCACCCCAAATACTCCGGCTAGGCTTTGTACGATCTTTGCAATAATTAGAGTCTGCAATCGTATTCAGCCTGGGAAATACTTGGGGCTTCCAACGGAGATcagtacaaataaaaaaatccgaTAGGGctctaaaaaaaattgcagGATGGAAAGAGAAATTACTATCACTGGTAGGAAAGAAGGTATTATTGAAGCGGTAGCTACTGGCACACCAGCATATACAATGGCACACTTCAAGCTTCCAAAAGGCTTACTTGAGTAGTTAAATGAAGCAGGTTGCAGATTTCTATGGGGACAGAAACAAAATGAGAGGAAGATACATTGGGTTGGTTGGGACACTTTGTGTAAACTAAAAGAGGAGGCCTTGCAAAAGGGATAAATGTAGCCAGTTAGCAATGGTAAGGGAAGAGCCTTGGATTCTTTTACTTGAAGGGTACATGGTGCAACTACTAAGACCTCCAAACTGTCAAGAGAGCTGGTTTCTGATATCATCACTCAAAATGCTTCACTGGAATGGTACAGAGCCGAGAATCTTCTTCATGCATCATGACGTTGATGCCATTCTTAAGATTCCACTTAGTTTTGAATACTGCCAGGATAAGCTTTATTGGGGTCCGTACCCAAAAGGACTTTTCGCGATGAAGTCGGTTTTTAGACTTGGAGCATCCATAGACCCCCACAATCAAGCTCAAGTGCAAGAGTCAACCTCATTCCCAATGTGGTTTGGAAGATAGTTTGGAACTCAAAGATCCAAACAAAAATTCAATCTTTTATCTGGAAATCATGCATAAATGTAATTGGTATTCAGGCTAACCTCAAGCACAAGAATATTCTCCAATCAGTTTTGTGCCCGTGATGTGGACAAGTGAGAGAGACGATTGATCATGCCTCTTAAAATGGCCTCATGCCCAACAAGCGTAGTTTGCATCACGTGTACTGGTGCAATTAGCTACCAGCTAAGGTTGGCTCTTTTATGAATGGGTAATTAAATGGGGAATGAACCCAGGTTTGACCAAGAAAGAGCAAACAGTGTTTCTTCACTGCTCATGCAACTATTGCATGGGAGATTTGGAAGCACTGAAATGGAACGGTCTTTAAGGTAACTTTACCAGCTTTTAGACCATGGATAGAAATGGTGAATAGGATGGTGGAATAGAATTTGTCTTTTTCTGCTGCCCCTCATAGCCCACCAAGGGTACATGGGGGGGGGTGTAGATGGGATAAACTCCCGGGCGAGATCCCAAGCAAACCCAAATCAGAAAagtcaaccttctcagatgaaggttATACTTTAGGATTCAATCACAAACAAGTAGTATTGATATCCTTCAGAAGATTAGAGTGATCTAACGGTTGGATCGAAAGTAATTAGATAAGTTATCTGAAACTGAGATGCAGCAAACAAGAGAGAGATTAAATTAAACCAAATCCAAGCAATAAAACAGccccaaacttaggtcgagtctTACTCTAGATATGATCaacaaaaatcccaaatctgtttAAAATCTGATGGCCAGATTCAAAGTAATCAAAAGGTATTAGGTCAAGTTGATGTTGGGGAGTCTTCGAACTTGAGACTGCTTGATATCTGTCCTCTTCCATTGGTATGTTACTATCCCTTACCGGAGTAACTTAACGTAGCTCAATTTTCTGCAACCTTTCATTCATAGCTCTGTGATCAGCTTGTAGTTGCTGAAACATCTCGATAAACTTTGCCATAGGGTCGGGTGCTGCTGGCAGCACTGGTTGACgatgttcatccatggctctgataccacttaatttAGTCTTAGGTTTGAATTGTCAAACTGGGAGACAAATGACCTGGATCTGGTCTGAACAGTAATTTGGTTAGGTCAAAATTGGtgattttggtcaaattagggtttgggtttagtgggggttagggtttggtctaGGCAGCAAGTAGGAGTCTTCCGGTGAAGGTTACGTTAACCGTTAACAAACCAGTGACTGTTTATAGGCTCGGCAGCAAGGTTttatggttagggttagggtcttGGGAAAGATGGTTGAGTGGAGTTTCTAGGGTTAGAGTTGTCAATTAGGGCTGCAACTTTGATCGAGTTTCCTATAAAGGGAGGGAAGTCCTCGATACAAATATGGATGATTTCCTACGGTTGGAATGGGCTGGACTGTGAATGGATTGTAGAGGAAGGTTTAGAGATGGAGGAGACTTTAGGGTTTGGTAGTTTataggattagaagaagaatggttaGGGCTGGGATGAGtaaaactcactgttgttgcagaattccttggcagcagcttgtttgattgtaaATCTTGAATCAAGGTTTAA is drawn from Telopea speciosissima isolate NSW1024214 ecotype Mountain lineage chromosome 1, Tspe_v1, whole genome shotgun sequence and contains these coding sequences:
- the LOC122665872 gene encoding uncharacterized protein LOC122665872 isoform X4 translates to MGNKRYKQVSRLSASDVEDEGEAQAPSQLPSSSSHPENHEKKKMKLAGEESESNENKDEAVQEGAKPIGEVIKFTGKGRGRRPHYSAFEFDGNRFDLEDPVLLTPEDADQKPYVAIIKDIEQTSDGSVMVTGQWFYRPEEAEKKGGGSWEPRDTRELFYSFHRDAVPAESIMHKCVVHFVPLNKQLPQRSRHPGFIIQKVYDIVEKKLWKLTDKDYEDSKQHEIDLLVQKTKERLGELPDVEPEDAPAEQEEPLKNKRSLRKKNISPLDVSREDDVATRSSLKTETPGSAVNEASEFYLILTNFKALTGESYRDKCLERLLQAVQYVSNPKGNVQVDDKEKAGPVSTENGNNLTETTDGSQESMKGDGAMRWPDAAVLAVTALERVSHETLASDFTKYNQKMRQLVFNLKVHNAMLARRLVKRELEPSTILNMSPNELKDGFTAEETAKKPEESERMQMLDVQDARRRKWV
- the LOC122665872 gene encoding uncharacterized protein LOC122665872 isoform X3 encodes the protein MGNKRYKQVSRLSASDVEDEGEAQAPSQLPSSSSHPENHEKKKMKLAGEESESNENKDEAVQEGAKPIGEVIKFTGKGRGRRPHYSAFEFDGNRFDLEDPVLLTPEDADQKPYVAIIKDIEQTSDGSVMVTGQWFYRPEEAEKKGGGSWEPRDTRELFYSFHRDAVPAESIMHKCVVHFVPLNKQLPQRSRHPGFIIQKVYDIVEKKLWKLTDKDYEDSKQHEIDLLVQKTKERLGELPDVEPEDAPAEQEEPLKNKRSLRKKNISPLDVSREDDVATRSSLKTETPGSAVNEASEFYLILTNFKALTGESYRDKCLERLLQAVQYVSNPKGNVQVDDKEKAGPVSTENGNNLTETTDGSQESMKGDGAMRWPDAAVLAVTALERVSHETLASDFTKYNQKMRQLVFNLKDGFTAEETAKKPEESERMQITDARCSRCTEKKVGLTDIIQGGARGDRYQLQCTACGNTWFAFRDEVSALTIEASK
- the LOC122665872 gene encoding uncharacterized protein LOC122665872 isoform X2; this encodes MGNKRYKQVSRLSASDVEDEGEAQAPSQLPSSSSHPENHEKKKMKLAGEESESNENKDEAVQEGAKPIGEVIKFTGKGRGRRPHYSAFEFDGNRFDLEDPVLLTPEDADQKPYVAIIKDIEQTSDGSVMVTGQWFYRPEEAEKKGGGSWEPRDTRELFYSFHRDAVPAESIMHKCVVHFVPLNKQLPQRSRHPGFIIQKVYDIVEKKLWKLTDKDYEDSKQHEIDLLVQKTKERLGELPDVEPEDAPAEQEEPLKNKRSLRKKNISPLDVSREDDVATRSSLKTETPGSAVNEASEFYLILTNFKALTGESYRDKCLERLLQAVQYVSNPKGNVQVDDKEKAGPVSTENGNNLTETTDGSQESMKGDGAMRWPDAAVLAVTALERVSHETLASDFTKYNQKMRQLVFNLKSNAMLARRLVKRELEPSTILNMSPNELKDGFTAEETAKKPEESERMQITDARCSRCTEKKVGLTDIIQGGARGDRYQLQCTACGNTWFAFRDEVSALTIEASK
- the LOC122665872 gene encoding uncharacterized protein LOC122665872 isoform X1, producing MGNKRYKQVSRLSASDVEDEGEAQAPSQLPSSSSHPENHEKKKMKLAGEESESNENKDEAVQEGAKPIGEVIKFTGKGRGRRPHYSAFEFDGNRFDLEDPVLLTPEDADQKPYVAIIKDIEQTSDGSVMVTGQWFYRPEEAEKKGGGSWEPRDTRELFYSFHRDAVPAESIMHKCVVHFVPLNKQLPQRSRHPGFIIQKVYDIVEKKLWKLTDKDYEDSKQHEIDLLVQKTKERLGELPDVEPEDAPAEQEEPLKNKRSLRKKNISPLDVSREDDVATRSSLKTETPGSAVNEASEFYLILTNFKALTGESYRDKCLERLLQAVQYVSNPKGNVQVDDKEKAGPVSTENGNNLTETTDGSQESMKGDGAMRWPDAAVLAVTALERVSHETLASDFTKYNQKMRQLVFNLKVHNAMLARRLVKRELEPSTILNMSPNELKDGFTAEETAKKPEESERMQITDARCSRCTEKKVGLTDIIQGGARGDRYQLQCTACGNTWFAFRDEVSALTIEASK